The Microcystis panniformis FACHB-1757 region TTGGACTAACAAGCTTTAATAATAATGGTGAGCCAATATTTGCTATTCTTGGCAATACTACCTCGCTGCGACAGTCAAATGTACCTGGAAATTCATCGCTAAATTTACCTCCAGAAATGAAGTGGGTTTATGCTATTTTAAAAGGGATTCGTCTTCTTGGCAAAGCTCCTATCCGTCGCACATCAAGGCGACAGCCTTCCTTACTAAAGGTGGCAAGTAAGAAGGTTTCTACCAGTCGATTTGATCTAGCAGATACTCTAGCTCGGAGAATATTTTCTTGGGTAGGTACGGATTATTTTGATGAACTAGAAAATGTTTGTCAACGAATAGGACTTGCCAAGAAAATCACTGTGCAGAAGTTTGTTTTGAGTGAGCATTCTGGACAGACAGACCAAGGTAAAGACGAAGAGTACATCGCTTCAGTATTATTAGATGGAGTCAATATTGGATTACTCTCCGATGGCACCTTGCGAGTTTTATCAATTCTTATCGAAATAATTGCTCACTCTCCTAATGCAACAACCATAATTGAGGAGCCAGAAACACAAATACATCCCGCAATGTTAGCAAAATTATTAAATGAAATTAAATCCTATACTTGGGATGAAAATTTAATTATATCAACTCATTCACCACAAGTAGTAGCTTGGACAAAGCCAGAAAATATTAGCTTAGTTTATCGTAACCAGGGACGGACAAGTGTTAGGAAACTAGAAGAAGGAGAGATTGAAAAAGTTGTCGAGTACCTCTGTGAAGAAGGAGATTTAGGAGACTGGATTTACAGTGGTATTCTCGATGAGTAGTAACTTGATCGCCATAATTGCCGAAGATGAGACGGACTGCGATGTGTTTCGTCAAATTATCCATCGCGTGCTGGGGACAAATACTAGGACAAAATCTTGGGCATCTAAATCCTCTAGTACATTAAAGAGAAAACTGTCAGCAAAACTTAAAGTGATGACAAGGGAAGGATGTGATGCTTTTATCATTGTTCATGATTTAGATCGTAATCCCAAGAATAACTCTCTTAACGATGAAAAACAATTGCGAGATCACTTAGAATTAAGCTGTTCTAATATTAATGGTATCAGGAAATATATCTGCATCCCAATAGAAGAATTAGAGGCTTGGTTTTGGTCTGATCCAGAGGTGGTTAAATATGTGGGACGAGGCAAGGGAAAAGATCACCCAAACCCTCACCTAATTATCAAACCGAAAGAAAAATTGATCCAATTGTCAATCGGTGAAAATAGAAAACCCCGTTATAGTACCAACATGAATGTTGAACTGGCCGAAAAGCTAAATTTAGAACTTTGTGCCACTCGTTGTCCTTCTTTTAAAGATCTTCTCGACTTTCTGCAATCTCTGTCAAGAGGATAGCAAACCATTAACCCCCCCATCCCAGCCAAGAAACCTGCGAGCGCCGCCTCAAACCCCAAAAAAGAGGGATTTTATGGTAAAATAGTCCT contains the following coding sequences:
- a CDS encoding AAA family ATPase, which codes for MNQPRLLSFTLDGWGVLGGPVSLSLVNQVGVLVGRNGAGKSAILEGFEAISSCAMGRSIVSRMIDSDSIPSILQVEILTPTNRRLGYRYELIIPFSMDDLDTDIDDTTNDNSLENSFSWNDSCHYIDGDQELLWKTEFGLTSFNNNGEPIFAILGNTTSLRQSNVPGNSSLNLPPEMKWVYAILKGIRLLGKAPIRRTSRRQPSLLKVASKKVSTSRFDLADTLARRIFSWVGTDYFDELENVCQRIGLAKKITVQKFVLSEHSGQTDQGKDEEYIASVLLDGVNIGLLSDGTLRVLSILIEIIAHSPNATTIIEEPETQIHPAMLAKLLNEIKSYTWDENLIISTHSPQVVAWTKPENISLVYRNQGRTSVRKLEEGEIEKVVEYLCEEGDLGDWIYSGILDE
- a CDS encoding DUF4276 family protein, whose translation is MSSNLIAIIAEDETDCDVFRQIIHRVLGTNTRTKSWASKSSSTLKRKLSAKLKVMTREGCDAFIIVHDLDRNPKNNSLNDEKQLRDHLELSCSNINGIRKYICIPIEELEAWFWSDPEVVKYVGRGKGKDHPNPHLIIKPKEKLIQLSIGENRKPRYSTNMNVELAEKLNLELCATRCPSFKDLLDFLQSLSRG